The segment CCGCAGCAGCATTGTGAGCACCATCAATCAGCAGGGGGCGATGGTCTCGAATCACCCACTGGAGACGCCCCGGCCATTGGGTTTTGGCCATTCCCTGGGCGATCGCCTCGTCGGAAATTTGCCACCCTTGTTGTCTGAGGGTTTGCACCGTGGCGATAGCTAGGGCAGAATTAATCAATTGCGCTTCACCGGGAAGGGTCTGAGGATAGGAGAGTCCTTGAGTCTGGACCCATCCCGGTTGGATGGCGCTTGGGGTGGCGGGTTCCGGAAAGAGGGCGGGACAGTTGAGTTCCGCAATCCGGCGATCGACCACGGTTTTTGCTTCCGGAGGTAAGGGTCCCACGATGGCAGGACATCCCGGTTTGAGAATTCCGGCTTTTTCCCGGGCAATATCGGCCAGGGTAGGGCCAAGGCGTTGCCAATGTTCCCAACTAATCGAGGTAATCACCGTCACCAGAGGGCGATCGCAAACATTCGTCGCATCCAATCGGCCCCCGAGTCCCACTTCCATCACCACCACATCAAGCTGTTGTTGGGCAAAATACAGCCAAGCTGCGGCGGTAATCACTTCAAACTGGGTGGGAGAAGGCGCAGAGGGGTCGATCGCCTCGGTAACTTGAATGAGGACCTCCTGCAACCCTTGTGCAGAAATGGGGCTGTCATTCACACAAATTCGTTCCGTCCAATCCACCAGATGCGGCGAGGTATAGCGCCCGACTCGATACCCCGCTTCCATGAGAATAGCCGAAAGATAGGCACAGACAGACCCTTTCCCATTGGTTCCAGCGACATGAATCAAGGGAATGCTGTTGTGGGGATTGCCTAAATCATTTAAAAGTCGTTTGATGCGATCGAGCCCCAGTTCGACGCCAAAGCGTCCAAAGGAGGACAGGAGAGAATTCACAGTTGCCAGTGCCATTACCACCCAATCTCGTGAAAGTTACACCCATTTTGGTTAAGAAACTCCA is part of the Laspinema palackyanum D2c genome and harbors:
- a CDS encoding bifunctional folylpolyglutamate synthase/dihydrofolate synthase, translated to MALATVNSLLSSFGRFGVELGLDRIKRLLNDLGNPHNSIPLIHVAGTNGKGSVCAYLSAILMEAGYRVGRYTSPHLVDWTERICVNDSPISAQGLQEVLIQVTEAIDPSAPSPTQFEVITAAAWLYFAQQQLDVVVMEVGLGGRLDATNVCDRPLVTVITSISWEHWQRLGPTLADIAREKAGILKPGCPAIVGPLPPEAKTVVDRRIAELNCPALFPEPATPSAIQPGWVQTQGLSYPQTLPGEAQLINSALAIATVQTLRQQGWQISDEAIAQGMAKTQWPGRLQWVIRDHRPLLIDGAHNAAAAQILGDYVESLKAPKTHPNIPEGSSRPRVTWVMGMLSTKDHAGIFTALLRSGDNLYLVPVPDHDSAQPEELATLARNICPAVEDIRCYSDLFPALKEALQLESNLTVLCGSLYLLGYFLSETQKEKE